The proteins below are encoded in one region of Clostridium pasteurianum DSM 525 = ATCC 6013:
- a CDS encoding DUF6483 family protein — protein sequence MDIHNEIQGAGRFMNDDYILRMIESAVKNAGKLIFNKENDDIDTISIEAMDEKDILKIVLNRLVMECKYDEAENILFEQMEKTPSRDIFNIGIEFYNKLLVKSDEELLKGNFSKEEILQGLNDLKNMIVENKTV from the coding sequence ATGGATATTCACAATGAAATACAAGGAGCTGGGAGATTTATGAATGATGACTATATATTGAGAATGATAGAATCAGCTGTAAAAAATGCTGGCAAATTGATATTTAATAAGGAAAATGATGACATTGATACCATAAGTATTGAAGCCATGGATGAAAAAGATATATTGAAAATAGTGTTAAACAGGCTTGTAATGGAGTGTAAATATGATGAGGCAGAGAATATTTTATTTGAACAAATGGAAAAAACACCTTCTAGAGATATTTTTAATATTGGAATAGAATTTTATAATAAATTACTTGTAAAAAGTGATGAGGAACTTCTTAAAGGAAATTTTTCAAAGGAAGAAATACTTCAAGGTTTAAATGATTTAAAAAATATGATTGTAGAAAATAAAACTGTTTAA
- a CDS encoding chorismate mutase has product MNNCKNLNEVRENIDRIDNEIVKLIAERSYYVKQAASFKKDSQDVEAPKRVEMIIEKVCKLAEDNNLNPHIIEIIYRNMINSFITLELETHSKTK; this is encoded by the coding sequence ATGAATAATTGTAAAAATCTAAATGAAGTGAGAGAAAATATAGATAGAATTGATAATGAAATAGTTAAATTGATTGCTGAAAGAAGTTATTATGTGAAGCAAGCAGCTAGCTTTAAAAAAGATAGTCAAGATGTAGAGGCACCAAAACGGGTAGAAATGATTATTGAAAAAGTTTGTAAACTGGCAGAAGATAATAATTTAAATCCACATATAATAGAGATAATTTATCGCAATATGATAAATTCTTTTATTACCCTTGAATTAGAAACACATAGTAAAACAAAATAG
- a CDS encoding TfoX/Sxy family protein — protein MGELSKLPNIGNKVEAQLNEVGIETVEQLKKVGSKEAWLSIKAIDSSACINRLCALEGAIRGIRWHSLPSEVKDELKEFYNLVK, from the coding sequence ATGGGAGAATTAAGTAAGCTGCCTAACATAGGTAATAAAGTAGAAGCGCAGCTCAATGAAGTTGGAATAGAAACAGTGGAACAGTTAAAAAAAGTAGGAAGCAAAGAGGCATGGTTATCCATTAAAGCTATAGATAGTTCAGCTTGTATTAATAGATTATGTGCTCTTGAAGGAGCAATACGAGGAATTAGATGGCATAGCCTGCCAAGTGAAGTGAAGGATGAACTAAAGGAGTTTTATAATTTGGTGAAGTAA
- the cax gene encoding calcium/proton exchanger, whose protein sequence is MKWLKFLFIFIPISIVLEVSGFHNPLVLFIVSCLSIIPLAGLMGEATEEISVYAGSRVGGFLNATFGNATELIISILAIRAGLFDVVKASIAGSVLGNTLLVLGASMFVGGLKYKSQKFNKKAIGMSTNMLLLAVIGLCIPAIFMHSIDSKLISTRYESLSVAVAVILLIVYILGLVFSFYTHKDIYGTEHDGSDKETKWSLKFSILVLVIATVLIAVESEFLVGSVEPMSKAIGLSEFFVGIILIPIVGNAAEHSTAIIMALKNKMDVAVEISIGSSLQIILFVAPILIFISLLFRPMSIVFNEFELIALISSIFIVSKVASDGECNWLEGVQLMSVYLIIAIAFFII, encoded by the coding sequence GTGAAATGGTTAAAATTTTTATTTATTTTTATTCCAATTAGCATTGTTTTGGAAGTGTCAGGATTTCATAATCCTCTAGTATTATTTATAGTATCCTGTTTGTCTATAATACCTCTAGCAGGACTTATGGGGGAGGCAACAGAAGAAATTTCTGTTTATGCAGGCTCAAGAGTAGGGGGATTTTTAAATGCCACTTTTGGTAATGCAACTGAATTGATAATATCCATATTGGCTATTAGGGCCGGATTATTTGATGTAGTAAAAGCTTCAATAGCAGGTTCGGTGCTTGGTAATACTCTGTTAGTGCTGGGCGCCAGTATGTTTGTAGGAGGATTAAAATACAAATCTCAAAAATTCAATAAAAAGGCCATTGGTATGTCTACAAACATGTTGCTTCTTGCGGTTATAGGTCTTTGTATCCCAGCAATATTTATGCATTCAATAGACAGTAAATTAATATCTACTAGGTACGAAAGTCTTAGCGTTGCTGTTGCTGTAATATTACTCATAGTATACATATTAGGACTTGTATTTTCTTTCTATACACATAAAGATATCTATGGTACTGAACATGATGGTTCCGATAAAGAAACTAAATGGTCTTTAAAATTTTCTATCTTAGTTTTGGTTATAGCAACTGTTTTAATAGCTGTAGAATCAGAATTTTTAGTGGGTTCAGTGGAACCAATGTCAAAAGCTATTGGATTAAGTGAGTTCTTTGTGGGAATTATTTTAATACCTATTGTAGGAAATGCTGCTGAACACAGTACTGCCATTATTATGGCCTTAAAAAATAAAATGGATGTGGCTGTAGAGATATCCATAGGTTCCAGTCTGCAGATAATTTTGTTTGTGGCACCTATATTAATATTTATAAGCTTATTATTTAGGCCCATGAGTATAGTATTTAATGAATTTGAACTCATAGCTCTTATTAGTTCAATATTTATAGTAAGTAAAGTTGCCAGCGATGGTGAATGCAATTGGCTTGAAGGGGTACAATTGATGTCTGTGTACCTTATAATTGCAATAGCATTTTTCATAATTTAA
- a CDS encoding CGGC domain-containing protein, with translation MNTKYVVIIQCDIAHRRCSGFACTNAFYNRDEVFKDYDDNTRYISFTCGGCCGKGVASKLEHFAKKAYKKNNLKKDEVVVHLSSCMVTDNYHYDRCPHADYIKSIVIKKGYKNVVEGSYISVGAERKREEGIYNCYD, from the coding sequence ATGAATACAAAATATGTTGTTATCATCCAATGTGATATTGCCCATAGAAGGTGCAGTGGATTTGCGTGTACAAATGCTTTTTACAATAGAGATGAAGTTTTTAAAGATTATGACGATAATACAAGATATATCTCTTTTACTTGCGGGGGATGCTGCGGAAAGGGAGTTGCTTCTAAGCTGGAACATTTCGCGAAGAAAGCCTATAAGAAAAATAATCTTAAGAAAGATGAAGTGGTGGTTCACTTATCCTCATGCATGGTAACTGATAATTATCACTATGACAGATGCCCACATGCAGATTATATAAAGAGCATAGTTATAAAGAAGGGGTATAAAAATGTAGTTGAGGGATCTTATATAAGTGTAGGAGCGGAAAGAAAAAGAGAAGAAGGTATATATAACTGTTATGATTAA
- a CDS encoding aminoacyl-tRNA deacylase — protein MENIKEILEKNNFSFELIHNDIPIHTAKEGADYFKIDIAQISPTLIIYTDAGFHVLVVSGERGHVNFKEVKQLLKCKNVRMATKDEVKDLTGFPVGNVPMLGIPLPYILDKRLLEFSFVYGGCGKENTTLKVDPNALFKLNKVVGVLN, from the coding sequence ATGGAAAATATAAAAGAGATATTAGAGAAAAATAATTTTTCCTTTGAATTAATTCATAATGATATACCTATTCATACAGCAAAAGAAGGTGCTGATTATTTTAAAATTGATATTGCTCAAATATCACCAACGCTGATAATATACACTGATGCAGGTTTTCATGTATTAGTTGTTTCAGGTGAAAGAGGACATGTAAATTTTAAAGAAGTAAAACAACTGCTAAAATGTAAAAATGTTAGAATGGCAACTAAAGATGAAGTAAAAGATTTAACTGGCTTTCCAGTAGGAAATGTACCTATGCTTGGAATACCACTTCCATATATATTGGATAAAAGACTTCTTGAATTTTCTTTTGTCTATGGTGGTTGTGGAAAGGAGAATACAACTTTAAAGGTTGATCCTAATGCCTTATTTAAATTAAATAAGGTTGTTGGAGTATTAAATTGA
- a CDS encoding flavodoxin family protein produces MKAIAINGSPRKTWNTATLLKKALEGAKSRGAETELINLYDLNYRGCISCFACKRKDSDKFVGHCAMKDDLTEVLEKVVSSDVLIMGSPIYLGNVTGQMRSFFERLIFMNLSYDEGKLNNFYGKINTGLIYTMNITQDALDKLGYKYIFDTNERYMKLLNGESESLIVTDTYQFEDYDKYNASKFNEKHKAQIKAEQFPLDCERAFQMGERLTGICNK; encoded by the coding sequence ATGAAGGCAATAGCAATTAACGGAAGTCCACGAAAGACTTGGAATACAGCAACTCTTTTAAAAAAGGCATTAGAAGGAGCAAAATCTAGAGGAGCAGAGACAGAACTGATAAATCTCTATGATTTGAATTACAGGGGATGCATCAGCTGCTTTGCCTGTAAACGAAAGGATAGCGATAAATTTGTAGGTCATTGTGCCATGAAAGATGATTTAACAGAAGTTTTAGAAAAAGTAGTTTCCAGTGATGTACTTATTATGGGATCACCTATCTATCTTGGGAATGTTACAGGTCAGATGCGTTCCTTTTTTGAACGTCTTATATTTATGAACCTCTCTTATGATGAAGGAAAGCTTAATAATTTTTATGGCAAAATAAATACAGGCCTTATATATACTATGAATATAACACAGGATGCTTTAGATAAGTTAGGTTATAAATATATATTTGATACAAATGAAAGATATATGAAGCTATTAAATGGAGAAAGTGAGTCTTTAATTGTTACAGATACATATCAATTTGAGGATTATGATAAATATAATGCTTCCAAATTTAATGAGAAGCATAAAGCACAAATAAAAGCAGAACAATTTCCTTTAGACTGCGAAAGAGCTTTTCAAATGGGTGAAAGACTGACAGGGATTTGTAATAAATAA